CCTGCATCTTCTGAGATTACTTGACCACCAGTTAACACAGCAATGTCTTCTAACATCTGTTTACGGCGATCGCCAAAACCAGGAGCTTTAATCGCAGCCACGTTTAGTACACCCCGTAGACGGTTAACTACCAAAGTAGCCAAAGCTTCTTTTTCGATGTCTTCGGCGATAATTACTAAAGGTTTTCCTTGACGAGCTACTTGTTCTAAGACAGGTACTAAATCTTGTACCAAGTTGATCTTGCGATCGGTAATCAGAATTAAAGGCTCTTCTAGAGCAGCTTCCATGCGCTCGGTATCAGTGACAAAGTAAGGAGAGATATAGCCTTTGTCAAAGCGCATCCCTTCAGTAATCTCTAATTCGGTAGTCATGGACTTGCCTTCTTCTAGAGAAATTACCCCTTCCTTGCCGACTTTATCCATGGCTTGGGCGATCATGTTGCCAACTTCTTCGTCATTACCCGCAGAAATTGTACCTACCTGAGCGATCGCTTTAGAATCACCTACAGGTTGAGCTTGCTCTTTTATCTTACCGACTAAATATTCAATTGCCTTATCAATACCACGCTTGATGGCAATGGGGTTTGCCCCTGCTGCAACGTTACGTAAGCCTTCTTTAACAATGGCATGAGCTAAAACTGTTGCTGTAGTAGTTCCGTCACCTGCCACATCATTAGTTTTGGATGCAGCTTGACGAATCAAGGACACGCCTGTATTCTCGATGTGATCTTCTAATTCGATTTCTTTGGCGATCGTTACCCCATCATTAACAATTTGGGGGGCGCCAAATTTTTTTTCCAGGACTACGTTACGTCCTTTTGGACCGAGGGTAACAGCTACCGCTTCAGCCAATAAATCGATGCCCTTTTCCAGAGCGCGACGAGCTTCGTCGTTATAAATTATAGATTTAGCCATAAAATTGGTTTACCTTTAATGAAGTGATGAACGATGAATAAATTAAATTGATGCTGTAAAGATAACTATTGACAATAGTCAAGAGTTATTGCTTATTGCTAAGCGACCAGTAAATCATTTAACTGGCTGATGGTCTAAGCAACTGCTGCTAAAATATCCTTTTCAGATAGCAACACATAATCTTCACCGCCTAGCTTGATATCAGTACCAGCATATTTAGAGTAAAGAACTTTATCGCCAACTTTTACTTCTATAGCTATGTGACCACCATCATCTTTTGGTTTGCCAGGACCTACACCAACTACCTCGCCAACTTGAGGTTTTTCTTTGGCTGCATCAGGTAAAATAATACCGCCAGCAGTTTGTTCTTCGGCTGCACTGATTTTGACAAATACGCGATCGCCTAAAGGCTTTACAGTTGTAACGTTAATACTAATAGCTGCCATGCAAAATTCTCCAGATAACTAAATGCTTAGTTGTGAGCAATATTTTTTGGGTTTTGAGATTACCTATTTATTAGATTAGCACTCTCACCTTCCGACTGCTAATTTAGCTAAAGTAGGTTACCTATGGCAACGGTTTGTTTAGTGTGGGTTACCGTACAAATTTTAAAGGATAAGGAAAAAAAAGCGATCGCTCTTTGATCAAAGAGCGATCGCCTAAAATATACAAATTTGCTTGGAAAAGAAAGCCAACAGCCATCAGCCGAACTAAATTAAACAGAAACTTCACTAAGTTGACTGTTCATATATTCAAAAGGCTCGTCGATAAAGCTAGTATTCTCAATTCCTGCTTCAGATGCCATTTCTTTGAGCATATCGCTCATAATCTTAATTCCGACTACAGTAGGTCCAATAGGCACACCCAAAGAATTATAGGTCTCCCGTAAACCCTGCAATACTCTTTCATCTAGGACATCCATACTGCCAGCTACTAAAGCATAGCTAGCGTAGCGCAGGTAATAGTCCATGTCTCGCAAGCAAGCCGAATAGCGACGAGTGGTGTAGGCATTGCCTCCTGGACTAAGCAATTCAGGAACTTCTTCAAACAGTTTAAGTCCTGCATCTCGTACAATTGTGGCAGCATTACCACTAATCATTGTCGCTATGGCTACCCTGGCTTTTCCAGAAGTAAAGTAGTCTTGCAGACTATCTATAGCATTACGGTCTAAATAACGACCTGAAATGTCGTAATTTTTTATTAGCTTGGTAACTGCGTCACGCATTTCTTTTAATTTCTCCCGACAGCAATTTTTAAATTTTGGTTAGTAATATTAGCTTCTTTTATAAGCTATGTCATAAGCTACATCTATTAATAATCTCACAAGTAGCGACGACTACAGTTACTAGCTTCAAATTTTGACATCTTTATTGATTATTAGCGACTTAGATAAATCTAAAAGAAAGCCAAAGTGTTTTCAGCAAAGAAATATTAATTATTTTGTTCATTATATATCCCTGATAAATTTATAAATAAGGTATCAAACTCAAAAGTCTGCTATTTAAGAAGCGATCGCCTATAAACCCAAACATAAAAGTTTTTAATAATTTAAAGAGCTAACGCAAATTCTGTAGCCAATTTTACAATTTGTTAGATCTTTCTCAGGATACGATCAGTTGAACTAAAACACATACACATATCTTTAGAAAATAAAACTATTATGGGATACGAATCTCGCACGCAAGCAATCTATCAAATTACCGAACGCGAACCAATTTTTGCTGAACCCCCTAGCCGTTTAGAAGATATTTGGGCAGTAGACGTTTTTAGCTTAAGCAAAATGAAACAGTGCTTACCCAAGGGCGTGTTTAAATCTCTAAAAAAAACGATTCAAGCAGGAGAACAACTAGACGTTTCCATTTCTGACATGGTGGCATCGGCAATGAAGGATTGGGCTATTTCTAGAGGTGCTTCTTACTATGCCCACGTTTTTTATCCAATGACTAATGCCACTGCTGAAAAGCACGATGGTTTTGTCTCTATTCAAAGCGATGGTAGCGCGATTTCCGAATTTGCAGGCAAGCTTTTGGTACAGGGTGAACCTGATGGCTCATCTTTTCCCAATGGTGGTATTCGCTCTACTTTTGAAGCTAGAGGCTATACAGCCTGGGACGTAACTAGTCCTGCTTATTTGATGGAAACAGATAACGGTGTTACTCTTTGCATCCCCACTGTATTTATCTCTTGGACAGGAG
This DNA window, taken from Pleurocapsa sp. FMAR1, encodes the following:
- the groES gene encoding co-chaperone GroES, with translation MAAISINVTTVKPLGDRVFVKISAAEEQTAGGIILPDAAKEKPQVGEVVGVGPGKPKDDGGHIAIEVKVGDKVLYSKYAGTDIKLGGEDYVLLSEKDILAAVA
- the groL gene encoding chaperonin GroEL (60 kDa chaperone family; promotes refolding of misfolded polypeptides especially under stressful conditions; forms two stacked rings of heptamers to form a barrel-shaped 14mer; ends can be capped by GroES; misfolded proteins enter the barrel where they are refolded when GroES binds), producing MAKSIIYNDEARRALEKGIDLLAEAVAVTLGPKGRNVVLEKKFGAPQIVNDGVTIAKEIELEDHIENTGVSLIRQAASKTNDVAGDGTTTATVLAHAIVKEGLRNVAAGANPIAIKRGIDKAIEYLVGKIKEQAQPVGDSKAIAQVGTISAGNDEEVGNMIAQAMDKVGKEGVISLEEGKSMTTELEITEGMRFDKGYISPYFVTDTERMEAALEEPLILITDRKINLVQDLVPVLEQVARQGKPLVIIAEDIEKEALATLVVNRLRGVLNVAAIKAPGFGDRRKQMLEDIAVLTGGQVISEDAGLKLETTKVESLGTARRINITKDSTTIVAEGNEAAVKSRCEQIRRQIEASDSSYDQEKLQERLAKLSGGVAVIKVGAATETEMKDRKLRLEDAINATKAAVEEGIVPGGGTTLAHLAPGLEEWAKANLKDEGLTGATIVARALTAPLRRIAENAGQNGAVVAERVKEKDLSIGFNAATNEYVNMFEAGIVDPAKVTRSALQNAASIAGMVLTTECIVVDKPEKNKGGGGAGGGAGDFDY
- the apcB gene encoding allophycocyanin subunit beta, which gives rise to MRDAVTKLIKNYDISGRYLDRNAIDSLQDYFTSGKARVAIATMISGNAATIVRDAGLKLFEEVPELLSPGGNAYTTRRYSACLRDMDYYLRYASYALVAGSMDVLDERVLQGLRETYNSLGVPIGPTVVGIKIMSDMLKEMASEAGIENTSFIDEPFEYMNSQLSEVSV